In Garra rufa unplaced genomic scaffold, GarRuf1.0 hap1_unplaced_913, whole genome shotgun sequence, a genomic segment contains:
- the LOC141317401 gene encoding fibronectin type III domain-containing protein 3B-like, with amino-acid sequence IIPLYNVSTFMGHEEYCKPPPKKLKQPVERTGLNQVTSSLSNSYKNTTACTTTANGYGKSHGSPGGGGGGGGGSPGNKRPERRSRGSPKHSDTEPQDHDVDTRRVQAVPSGMDKPQ; translated from the exons AGATCATCCCGCTGTATAACGTCTCTACTTTCATGGGTCACGAGGAGTACTGTAAACCTCCACCCAAGAAGCTCAAACAACCAGTAGAGCGTACAGGTCTAAATCAGGTGACCAGTTCACTGTCCAACAGCTACAAGAACACCACGGCCTGCACCACCACAGCTAACGGCTATGGCAAGAGCCACGGCAGccctggaggaggaggaggaggaggaggaggaagccCTGGCAACAAAAGGCCAGAACGAAGATCCAGAGGAAGCCCAAAACACTCAGACACAGAGCCACAAG ATCACGATGTGGACACGAGACGAGTTCAGGCTGTGCCATCAGGAATGGACAAGCCGCAG